DNA sequence from the Candidatus Eisenbacteria bacterium genome:
CGCCCGGCAACACTGTAGAAATTGGTCTGGCCATCCCCTAACGATGTCCCCTGTGAATGAATGCCTCGTCTTAGAACCTTGCGGATCGATCGATAAAGTTGACCTGATTCGCTCAGACTCAGCGAGGAAGACAATCGCATCGGGTGCAGTTGCGCATCCCACAAAGCCTCGTCGACATAGATATTACCCAGCCCGGCGAGAAAGCGCTGGTCAAGCAACAATGGCTTCAGCATCCGTTGGTGATCTGCGAGCTTCTGCGTCAAAAGGCGGCTGGTAAAAGCAGTCGACAGGGGTTCAGGACCCAACATCCCAAGGCGTTCTTCCAAGGAATTAACCAAACACCACCGGCCGAATTTGCGAGTATCCAGAAACTGTAACCATCGACCGTCGTCAAGCAACAGGGCGACCCGCTCATAATCCTTTTCGCGCTCAACATTCCCACCGATAATCAATCGTCCCGTCATCCGAAGATGAATCAGGAGAAATTGCCCATCCGAAAGCTCCAAAATGATAAATTTCCCACGGCGGGAAATGTTGACGATAGATTGGCCGCACACACGCTTGGCGAAATTCCGGGGTGTGAGCGCGTCAATGGATCGCGCCCATTGGACCACAACCTTGCGAATTGCGCGGCCCGCGAGTCCCGCCTTTTGCAGGTCACGGACAACCGTTTCGACTTCCGGCAGCTCAGGCATATTCGACACCGCATGGGTTAAAAGCGATCGCCCCCAATTATTGAGGGCGATCATCTTTACAAGGATACTCTATATCATCGTAGCAGCAACATCCGACTCATATGAATTAGATTGAGACACCGGGCGCCCTTGGCGCTCACCTTGCCTATGAGGTCAACGTCGCAAAACCACAACTGGTCCGCTGATTTCATGGCCTTGGCTATCCAAATGATCTAGGCTCCTGGATAGTCAAGGAGGTGGGGCCATGAGAGTTCCCTCGATGAGCCG
Encoded proteins:
- the mutM gene encoding DNA-formamidopyrimidine glycosylase; the protein is MPELPEVETVVRDLQKAGLAGRAIRKVVVQWARSIDALTPRNFAKRVCGQSIVNISRRGKFIILELSDGQFLLIHLRMTGRLIIGGNVEREKDYERVALLLDDGRWLQFLDTRKFGRWCLVNSLEERLGMLGPEPLSTAFTSRLLTQKLADHQRMLKPLLLDQRFLAGLGNIYVDEALWDAQLHPMRLSSSLSLSESGQLYRSIRKVLRRGIHSQGTSLGDGQTNFYSVAGRRGRNQDRLRVFRKAGAACPRCGDGIIERIVVGQRGTHICSSCQKI